A stretch of Flavobacteriales bacterium DNA encodes these proteins:
- a CDS encoding Fic family protein: MTSFDKSLPYNDLPLLPPKADLATKEVLTKTIKASRALAQLNGAIRNLPNPSLFLDTIHLQEAKASSEIENIITTNDDLYKAVVADKKFENPATKEVISYKQAIWLGFERLEQKPFITTNLCVELVQCIKQNTAGIRTTPGTTLSNTQGDVIYTPPSGEQVILDKMANLEAFINENDSIDPLLKMAIAHYQFEAIHPFSDGNGRTGRILLLLQLKLEQLLDIPALFLSEYIIKHKEKYYEGLRSVTEEQDWSRFIIYMLNMVETTAIKGLGRLEAIIQLMETTGQEIKERLPKVYSKDLVEVIFKLPYTKRQYLIDIGLGTPKTVGNYLIALEEQGFLKSVRVGKEKLYLNHRLMKILEQ; this comes from the coding sequence ATGACCAGCTTCGATAAGTCTCTTCCTTATAATGACCTGCCTCTACTTCCACCTAAAGCAGACCTGGCAACTAAAGAGGTTCTAACCAAAACCATTAAAGCTAGTAGAGCTTTAGCTCAACTAAATGGCGCAATAAGAAACCTACCTAATCCTAGTTTATTTCTTGACACAATTCACCTACAGGAAGCAAAAGCCAGTTCTGAAATAGAGAATATTATCACAACTAATGATGACTTATACAAAGCCGTGGTGGCTGATAAGAAGTTCGAGAACCCCGCAACTAAAGAAGTGATTAGCTATAAACAAGCCATCTGGCTGGGCTTTGAACGACTCGAGCAAAAACCTTTCATTACAACTAATCTTTGTGTAGAGCTTGTGCAATGTATCAAACAAAACACAGCTGGAATTAGAACAACACCAGGTACCACTTTATCCAACACACAAGGAGATGTGATCTACACTCCTCCCTCAGGAGAACAAGTTATCTTGGATAAAATGGCCAACCTCGAAGCGTTTATAAATGAAAATGATTCAATAGACCCGCTACTAAAAATGGCAATTGCTCACTACCAGTTTGAAGCTATACACCCATTTTCGGATGGTAACGGAAGAACAGGTCGCATTCTTCTTTTACTTCAATTGAAACTTGAGCAACTACTTGATATTCCTGCTCTGTTCTTAAGTGAATACATCATCAAGCATAAAGAAAAATATTACGAAGGGTTAAGAAGCGTTACAGAAGAACAGGACTGGTCAAGGTTTATAATCTACATGCTCAATATGGTTGAAACAACCGCCATTAAGGGATTAGGTAGACTAGAAGCAATAATTCAACTCATGGAAACAACCGGGCAGGAAATAAAAGAAAGGCTTCCGAAAGTATATTCCAAAGATTTAGTTGAAGTCATCTTCAAACTCCCTTACACCAAAAGACAATACTTGATTGATATAGGATTAGGCACACCGAAAACAGTTGGAAATTACCTCATCGCTTTAGAAGAACAGGGATTCTTAAAATCCGTAAGAGTAGGCAAAGAAAAGCTATACCTGAATCATAGATTGATGAAAATACTAGAACAATAA
- a CDS encoding DUF58 domain-containing protein, which produces MAEIQEEQLRDFGSLEVLARQVVEGFITGLHKSPYHGFSVEFAEHRLYNTGESTRHIDWKLYARTDKLFVKRYEEETNLRCFIVLDQSSSMFFPVRKKLSIEQPNKIQFSIYAAAVLMNILKRQRDAVGLATFDSEIRSITPARTTTRHHKLLYHELEQQLLAGQPEEKRGTFAVKALHEIAEKIHKRSLVVVFSDMFDTLDKGQDELFQALQHLKYNKHEVLLFHVVDRAAEIDFEFENRPYKFVDMESGEEIKVQAGEIQQEYVKRVTQLEKELELRCAQYHIDFIPADINLGFKQVLLPYLLKRQKLY; this is translated from the coding sequence ATGGCCGAGATACAGGAAGAGCAATTAAGGGATTTTGGATCGCTGGAGGTATTGGCGCGACAGGTGGTGGAAGGGTTCATCACGGGTTTGCACAAAAGCCCCTACCACGGCTTCAGTGTGGAGTTCGCTGAGCACCGTTTATACAATACGGGTGAGAGTACTCGGCATATTGACTGGAAGCTCTATGCGCGTACCGACAAGCTTTTCGTTAAGCGATATGAGGAAGAGACTAATCTGAGGTGCTTTATCGTGCTCGACCAGAGCTCGAGTATGTTCTTTCCGGTTCGGAAGAAGCTGAGCATAGAACAGCCGAATAAAATTCAGTTCAGTATTTATGCGGCTGCGGTACTGATGAACATTTTGAAGCGGCAGCGCGATGCTGTTGGATTGGCGACTTTCGACAGCGAAATACGGTCGATCACCCCGGCGCGAACCACGACCCGACATCACAAGTTGCTTTATCACGAGTTAGAGCAGCAGTTACTTGCTGGTCAGCCCGAAGAAAAGCGGGGCACGTTTGCTGTAAAGGCCTTACATGAGATCGCCGAGAAGATCCACAAACGTTCGCTGGTTGTGGTTTTCAGCGATATGTTCGATACGTTGGACAAGGGGCAAGATGAGCTTTTTCAGGCGCTGCAGCATTTGAAGTACAACAAACACGAGGTGCTGTTATTTCATGTCGTAGATAGAGCTGCGGAGATCGATTTTGAATTTGAGAATCGACCGTACAAGTTCGTGGATATGGAAAGTGGCGAGGAGATTAAGGTGCAGGCCGGAGAGATACAGCAAGAGTATGTAAAGCGAGTAACTCAGCTGGAGAAAGAGTTGGAGTTGCGCTGTGCTCAGTATCATATTGATTTTATTCCGGCCGATATCAACCTCGGTTTCAAGCAGGTTTTATTGCCTTACCTGCTCAAAAGACAAAAGCTGTACTGA
- the trxA gene encoding thioredoxin, producing MALELDQSNFEDTINSEKPVLVDFWAEWCGPCRMVGPIVEELSNDYADKAVVGKVNVDNNSEISMKYGIRNIPTLLIFKNGEVVDKQVGVAPKEVLAGKLDAQL from the coding sequence ATGGCACTTGAATTAGATCAAAGTAATTTTGAAGACACCATCAACTCCGAAAAGCCGGTATTGGTTGATTTCTGGGCAGAATGGTGCGGGCCATGCCGCATGGTAGGTCCAATCGTAGAAGAATTGTCGAACGACTACGCTGATAAGGCGGTCGTTGGAAAAGTAAATGTGGATAACAACAGCGAAATTTCCATGAAGTACGGAATTCGCAATATCCCAACGCTGCTCATCTTCAAGAACGGTGAAGTTGTAGACAAGCAAGTGGGAGTTGCCCCGAAAGAAGTACTTGCCGGGAAGCTTGACGCTCAGTTATAA